The Herminiimonas arsenitoxidans genome window below encodes:
- a CDS encoding alpha/beta hydrolase: MNAQTQYFSLQGVAGSLECALDLPADAPRGFALVAHPHPLFGGTMDNKVVHTLVRSFVTLGYAAARMNFRGVGASGGTHDGGAGETDDMAQLLAHMQEQYPDLPFALAGFSFGTFVQAQLQKRLEAQGTSAERLVLVGTAAGKWPLPTVPAGTILIHGEQDDTIPLTNVFDWARPQDLPVLVVPGCDHFFNRKLQHIKNHVVEMWLR, encoded by the coding sequence ATGAACGCACAAACACAATATTTCTCATTGCAAGGCGTCGCCGGTTCACTCGAGTGCGCACTGGATCTGCCGGCGGATGCACCACGCGGCTTCGCGCTGGTGGCGCACCCGCACCCGCTCTTCGGTGGCACCATGGACAATAAAGTCGTGCATACCTTGGTGCGCTCCTTTGTCACACTCGGCTATGCCGCAGCACGCATGAACTTCCGCGGCGTCGGCGCATCGGGCGGCACACACGATGGCGGCGCAGGTGAAACCGACGACATGGCGCAACTGTTGGCACACATGCAAGAACAATATCCAGACTTGCCATTTGCACTCGCTGGTTTTTCCTTCGGCACCTTTGTTCAGGCGCAATTGCAAAAACGCCTGGAAGCACAAGGCACGTCTGCTGAACGCTTGGTACTAGTTGGCACAGCAGCCGGAAAATGGCCGCTGCCTACGGTTCCAGCTGGAACCATCCTGATCCACGGCGAGCAGGACGACACGATTCCGCTGACAAATGTATTCGACTGGGCACGCCCGCAAGACCTGCCGGTACTGGTGGTTCCGGGCTGCGATCATTTTTTTAATCGAAAATTGCAACATATCAAGAATCACGTTGTCGAAATGTGGCTGCGTTAA
- a CDS encoding (2Fe-2S) ferredoxin domain-containing protein → MSEDKQFFGQHLFICMNQRDDGRECCAEKGAHAAQRHLKARVKELGLSRSGDVRVNQSGCLGRCEEGPVLVIYPQGTWYTYVDNEDIDEIIDVHLVGGKIVERLKI, encoded by the coding sequence ATGTCTGAAGATAAACAGTTTTTTGGCCAGCATTTATTCATTTGCATGAATCAACGCGATGATGGCCGCGAATGTTGTGCCGAAAAAGGCGCTCATGCCGCACAGAGGCACCTGAAAGCACGCGTCAAGGAATTAGGCTTGAGCCGTAGCGGTGACGTACGCGTCAATCAATCCGGCTGCCTCGGCCGCTGTGAAGAAGGACCGGTTCTCGTGATCTATCCGCAAGGCACCTGGTACACCTACGTCGACAATGAAGATATCGATGAAATCATCGACGTCCATCTGGTCGGCGGCAAAATTGTCGAACGCCTGAAAATCTAA
- a CDS encoding VanZ family protein yields MVSDTSTEKINPAQAPALQASTFSRGGLLAYLFLIVYASLYPFTGWQDVGVPLQTYLFAPIPPRYWTGFDLVTNILGYIPLGILTVYALYPKIRRTLAIVLAALLGIVLSGSMEATQAFLPSRVASNLDLLTNSVGALIGALIGSATSHLMLERSRLRHLRHRWFTAEASRGLTIFALWPLAQIYPQSYLFGNGQLLPIFSDWLSDWLATPIDLSSFLRNGIQLTAEQYWLAEAIITACSTSGVLLALLCMLRDKAPRLVLVLALLLSALAVKALATAIFFTPDTAFIWLTPGAQGGLLLGLALLTGLAFLSSTWQRRAAVFLLIVSLIAVNIAPANPYFVATLETWSQGKFLNFNGAAQFLSLLWPCAGLWFLLHSIHRVKRK; encoded by the coding sequence ATGGTTAGCGACACTTCCACCGAAAAAATAAATCCTGCGCAGGCGCCGGCATTACAAGCATCGACGTTTTCGCGCGGTGGCTTGCTGGCGTATCTGTTTCTGATTGTCTACGCCAGTCTGTATCCATTCACAGGCTGGCAAGACGTGGGCGTACCGCTGCAAACGTATTTGTTTGCACCCATTCCGCCACGTTACTGGACCGGCTTTGATCTGGTTACCAACATTCTGGGCTATATTCCGCTCGGCATTCTGACCGTCTATGCGCTGTATCCCAAGATCCGGCGCACGCTGGCAATTGTGCTGGCGGCGCTCCTCGGCATCGTACTGTCTGGCTCGATGGAAGCCACGCAAGCGTTCTTGCCTAGTCGTGTTGCATCGAATCTGGATTTACTCACCAACAGTGTCGGTGCATTGATAGGTGCATTGATAGGCAGTGCGACCAGCCATCTCATGCTGGAACGCAGCCGTTTGCGTCACTTGCGGCATCGCTGGTTTACCGCCGAAGCAAGCCGTGGTCTGACCATTTTTGCGCTATGGCCGTTGGCACAGATTTATCCGCAAAGCTATTTGTTCGGGAATGGGCAATTGCTGCCGATTTTTTCTGATTGGTTGTCGGATTGGCTGGCAACGCCGATTGATCTAAGCAGCTTTTTACGCAACGGCATACAACTCACCGCAGAACAATACTGGCTGGCAGAAGCCATCATCACCGCTTGCAGTACCAGCGGCGTCTTGCTCGCACTGCTCTGCATGTTGCGCGACAAGGCACCGCGTTTGGTACTGGTGCTTGCATTATTGCTGTCCGCCTTGGCTGTGAAAGCACTCGCCACCGCTATTTTCTTTACACCAGACACGGCCTTTATCTGGCTCACACCTGGCGCACAAGGCGGCTTGCTGCTGGGCCTCGCCTTGTTGACTGGTCTAGCTTTCCTGTCGTCGACCTGGCAGAGGCGTGCAGCTGTATTTCTGCTGATCGTCAGCCTCATCGCCGTCAATATCGCGCCAGCCAATCCTTATTTTGTCGCGACACTGGAAACCTGGTCGCAAGGAAAATTCCTTAACTTCAATGGCGCGGCACAATTTCTCTCGCTGTTGTGGCCATGCGCAGGATTATGGTTCTTGCTACATTCTATCCATCGCGTGAAGCGAAAATGA
- a CDS encoding ABC-type transport auxiliary lipoprotein family protein: MTITRRLFITLVLAGSALLSGCATNAPSMTLYDLGPLPAQHAASASDLPAISVADIHAPSWLDSQMMFYRLNYANNQQPRPYANSQWAMPPAQLFSQRLKARLSQAGGIVVPASDGAINLPVLRIEADDFSQLFESANSSSAHIAVRASLFDGRNLRAQKTFIKQLPAASADAQGGAAALAKVSDAIINEMAVWLATLPPKK; this comes from the coding sequence ATGACCATCACACGCAGGCTATTCATTACACTTGTCTTGGCTGGTAGCGCCTTGCTCAGCGGTTGCGCCACTAATGCGCCGTCGATGACGCTGTATGATCTCGGCCCTTTGCCGGCACAGCATGCGGCAAGCGCATCAGACTTGCCTGCTATCAGCGTGGCCGACATACATGCACCGTCCTGGCTCGATAGTCAGATGATGTTTTATCGACTCAACTACGCCAATAATCAGCAACCGCGTCCATACGCGAATAGCCAATGGGCGATGCCACCGGCACAATTATTTTCACAACGGCTGAAAGCGCGTCTGTCTCAAGCCGGCGGCATCGTCGTCCCGGCATCCGATGGCGCCATCAATCTGCCGGTGCTGCGGATAGAAGCAGATGATTTTTCCCAGCTATTCGAGAGCGCAAATAGCAGCAGCGCGCATATCGCGGTACGTGCATCGCTGTTCGATGGCCGTAACCTGCGCGCGCAAAAAACATTTATCAAGCAGCTTCCCGCTGCGAGCGCAGACGCACAAGGCGGTGCTGCTGCACTCGCCAAGGTCAGCGATGCAATCATTAATGAAATGGCAGTATGGTTAGCGACACTTCCACCGAAAAAATAA
- a CDS encoding MlaD family protein: MENKAHALMAGIFTIVLLIAAVLIALWFNQDRVERVPYEIATTLSVPGLNPQAGVRYRGLDVGRVDAVMFDPKKPGQILIRFSVSKDTPITHSTFATLNYQGVTGLAYVQLDDDDTQPTLMPSSKNKVARITLRASLLDTLQLRGLEILKQTEEITSKLNVMLSEQNQKNILSAFTDVSAAANKVGQIPQQLQPTLDKLPALANKADAALNSINKLSDDALRVTNKLNAPDGPLSGFDDAVNKVGSAASVVEYQATPLIDETRTSMRSLNRTLETFNQRPQGILFGPGRAQPGPGEAGFSAPAP; encoded by the coding sequence ATGGAAAATAAAGCTCATGCATTGATGGCGGGCATTTTCACCATCGTTCTTTTGATCGCTGCCGTGTTGATCGCGCTCTGGTTCAATCAGGATCGCGTAGAACGTGTGCCTTACGAAATCGCCACAACTCTATCCGTTCCCGGCCTCAATCCGCAGGCCGGCGTGCGTTATCGCGGGCTGGATGTAGGCCGCGTCGATGCTGTCATGTTTGATCCGAAAAAACCAGGCCAGATTCTGATTCGCTTCAGCGTATCGAAAGACACACCGATCACGCACTCCACTTTTGCCACACTCAATTACCAAGGTGTAACCGGCCTCGCTTACGTGCAATTGGACGACGACGATACACAACCGACATTGATGCCGTCTTCGAAGAACAAGGTTGCACGGATCACATTACGCGCCAGCCTGCTTGATACCTTGCAACTACGCGGCCTGGAAATTCTCAAGCAAACGGAAGAGATAACATCGAAGCTCAACGTGATGCTGTCCGAGCAAAATCAGAAAAATATTCTGAGTGCTTTCACTGATGTGAGTGCCGCCGCGAACAAGGTCGGACAAATTCCACAACAGTTGCAACCTACGCTGGACAAATTACCTGCGCTCGCCAACAAGGCTGATGCCGCATTGAATTCCATCAATAAATTATCCGATGACGCACTGCGGGTTACCAACAAACTGAATGCGCCCGATGGACCGCTCAGCGGCTTTGACGACGCAGTCAATAAAGTCGGATCGGCGGCATCCGTGGTTGAATATCAGGCGACACCATTGATAGACGAAACACGTACCTCCATGCGTTCATTGAATCGCACACTGGAAACATTTAACCAGCGTCCGCAAGGTATTCTGTTCGGCCCCGGTCGCGCGCAACCTGGCCCGGGTGAAGCGGGTTTCAGCGCACCGGCACCATAA
- a CDS encoding ABC transporter ATP-binding protein yields MDTTTTQTEATPIVQIKNLSTRFGDVVVHEHVNLSINQGEIVSLVGGSGSGKTVLLRQMLGLARPASGTVRIFGEDINAINAQRLQQLRTRWGMLFQQGALFSAFTVFDNVAQPMRELRVLPKQLIRDAALMKLQMAGIGPEHALKMPSDLSGGMIKRVALARALALEPELVFLDEPTAGLDPNASESFVNLIRELRDEMHLTVVMVTHDLDTLFSLSSRVAVLADKHIIAYCKPDKVVEFKHPFIETFFRGERGQRAFEALPSKQENLQGGESHTL; encoded by the coding sequence ATGGATACGACCACGACTCAGACCGAAGCAACACCTATCGTTCAGATCAAGAATCTGAGCACGCGATTCGGCGATGTGGTCGTGCATGAACATGTGAACTTGAGCATCAATCAGGGGGAAATCGTCTCGCTGGTTGGCGGCTCCGGCTCGGGAAAAACCGTATTGCTACGACAAATGCTGGGCTTGGCACGTCCAGCCAGCGGCACTGTGCGCATATTTGGTGAGGACATTAACGCCATCAATGCACAACGTCTGCAGCAGTTACGCACTCGCTGGGGTATGCTGTTCCAGCAAGGCGCGTTGTTTTCTGCATTCACTGTCTTCGATAATGTGGCGCAACCGATGCGCGAATTACGCGTATTGCCCAAGCAATTGATACGCGATGCTGCATTGATGAAGTTGCAAATGGCAGGCATAGGCCCGGAACATGCGCTGAAGATGCCATCGGATTTATCAGGCGGAATGATCAAGCGCGTCGCATTGGCACGCGCCTTGGCGCTGGAGCCGGAGCTGGTTTTTCTGGATGAGCCCACTGCCGGTCTGGACCCCAACGCGTCGGAAAGCTTCGTCAATCTGATACGTGAACTGCGCGATGAAATGCACTTGACCGTTGTGATGGTCACGCACGATCTGGATACCTTATTTTCATTGTCATCGCGTGTTGCCGTATTGGCCGACAAGCACATCATTGCTTATTGCAAACCGGACAAGGTAGTTGAGTTCAAGCATCCGTTTATTGAAACCTTCTTCCGTGGCGAGCGCGGACAACGTGCGTTCGAGGCATTGCCCTCCAAGCAGGAAAACCTTCAGGGAGGAGAGTCGCATACACTCTAA
- a CDS encoding MlaE family ABC transporter permease: MHNFASPTLSYTQNDPATVTAAGSWQVRALTHPGAMEKITAALQSVRNADKAHWNLSQIDALDYIGAQLLWNAWGKKRPAQLTLAPQYENFFRRLEQTGPLVMKRPPKNHWYSLCTLIQFKLNMLDHLIGFISLIGQLTMDLGQFFKQPQRGPWKEISANIFHTGYQALGITALVGFLIGVVLSYLSAQQLHQFGGDIFLVNILGMSVIRELGPLLAAILVAGRSGSSITAQLGVMRVTEELDAMLVMGLPHGYRLIMPKVIALAISMPLLVIWTDAMALIGGMVAANMELGLSYKYFLRELPDAVPLANYWIGLGKGVVFGSLIALVACHFGLRIKPNTESLGAGTTISVVTAITVVILADAVFAIVFTGVGF, translated from the coding sequence ATGCATAACTTCGCATCGCCCACTCTCAGCTACACGCAGAACGACCCGGCTACTGTGACCGCAGCTGGATCGTGGCAAGTGCGTGCGCTGACGCATCCCGGCGCGATGGAAAAAATTACCGCCGCATTGCAGTCCGTACGCAATGCAGATAAAGCGCACTGGAATTTATCGCAGATCGACGCGCTCGATTACATAGGCGCGCAATTGTTGTGGAATGCCTGGGGCAAAAAACGCCCGGCGCAACTAACGCTCGCGCCGCAATACGAAAACTTCTTTCGGCGACTGGAACAAACCGGCCCGCTGGTCATGAAGAGGCCGCCCAAGAATCACTGGTACTCGCTGTGTACGCTGATCCAGTTCAAGCTGAATATGCTGGATCATCTGATCGGCTTTATCAGCCTGATCGGCCAGTTGACGATGGATCTCGGCCAATTCTTCAAACAACCGCAACGTGGACCGTGGAAAGAAATTTCCGCGAATATTTTTCATACCGGATATCAGGCGCTGGGAATTACTGCGCTGGTGGGATTTTTGATCGGTGTCGTGCTGTCATATCTATCGGCACAACAATTGCATCAATTTGGCGGCGATATCTTTTTGGTCAACATACTCGGCATGAGCGTGATTCGGGAACTGGGACCACTGCTGGCGGCGATTCTGGTCGCCGGTCGCTCCGGCTCCTCAATCACGGCGCAGCTCGGCGTCATGCGCGTAACGGAAGAACTGGATGCGATGCTGGTAATGGGACTACCGCACGGTTATCGCTTGATCATGCCTAAAGTGATTGCGCTGGCGATCTCGATGCCGTTGTTGGTGATATGGACCGATGCCATGGCCTTGATCGGTGGCATGGTTGCCGCCAATATGGAGTTAGGCTTGTCGTACAAATATTTTCTGCGTGAGCTACCAGATGCGGTTCCTCTCGCTAATTACTGGATAGGTCTGGGCAAAGGCGTCGTATTCGGCAGCCTGATTGCATTGGTGGCCTGTCACTTTGGTTTGCGCATCAAGCCGAATACAGAAAGTCTGGGTGCAGGTACGACCATCTCTGTAGTGACTGCCATCACAGTCGTGATTCTCGCGGATGCGGTTTTTGCCATCGTCTTCACCGGAGTAGGTTTCTAA